One Mycolicibacter sp. MU0083 DNA window includes the following coding sequences:
- the ccsB gene encoding c-type cytochrome biogenesis protein CcsB, with translation MVVLVLALLLLAVELAYSRSRAPAEAELVAAGAVGADSITPGVVAAPPQRSFGERAGRAGLALVYLGIALLLACIVLRGAATLRPPWGNMYEFINLTCFSGLAASAVALRRPQHRSLWVFVLLPVLIMLTVSGRWLYATAAPVMPALQSYWLPIHVSVVSIGSGVFLVAGVASILFLLRSSRLSDPDTPGALARMVRRLPDAQALDRIAYRTTIFAFPVFGFGVIFGAIWAEGAWGRYWGWDPKETVSFVAWIVYAAYLHARSTAGWRDYKAAWINVVGFAAMIFNLFFVNLVTVGLHSYAGVG, from the coding sequence ATGGTGGTGCTGGTGCTGGCGTTGCTGCTGCTCGCGGTCGAATTGGCCTACAGCCGCTCCCGGGCACCCGCCGAGGCCGAACTGGTGGCGGCCGGCGCGGTGGGCGCCGACAGCATCACCCCCGGGGTGGTGGCGGCGCCGCCACAGCGATCCTTCGGCGAGCGGGCCGGCCGCGCCGGGCTGGCCCTGGTCTACCTGGGCATCGCACTGCTGCTGGCCTGCATCGTGCTGCGCGGCGCGGCGACCCTGCGCCCGCCGTGGGGCAACATGTACGAGTTCATCAACCTGACGTGCTTCTCCGGGCTGGCGGCGTCGGCCGTTGCCCTGCGCCGGCCGCAGCACCGCAGCCTGTGGGTGTTCGTGCTGCTGCCGGTGCTGATCATGCTGACGGTCTCCGGGCGCTGGCTCTACGCCACCGCGGCACCGGTGATGCCCGCCCTGCAGTCCTACTGGCTGCCCATCCACGTCTCGGTCGTCAGCATCGGATCCGGGGTCTTCCTGGTCGCCGGGGTGGCCAGCATCCTGTTCCTGCTGCGCTCGTCGCGGCTCAGCGATCCCGACACCCCGGGTGCCCTGGCCCGCATGGTGCGTCGACTGCCCGACGCGCAGGCCCTGGACCGCATCGCCTACCGGACCACCATCTTCGCCTTCCCGGTCTTCGGATTCGGGGTGATCTTCGGGGCGATCTGGGCCGAAGGCGCGTGGGGCCGGTACTGGGGCTGGGACCCCAAGGAGACGGTCTCCTTCGTCGCGTGGATCGTCTACGCGGCCTACCTGCATGCCCGCTCCACGGCCGGGTGGCGGGACTACAAGGCCGCCTGGATCAACGTCGTCGGCTTCGCCGCGATGATCTTCAACCTGTTCTTCGTCAACCTGGTGACCGTCGGATTGCACTCCTACGCCGGGGTCGGCTAA
- a CDS encoding DUF4229 domain-containing protein, whose translation MVYTAARLALVVALTAVIAGVGRLIGLTDFPLIVAAMLALVVALPLGMWLFTPLRKRANESLSEAGERRRRERAELQARLRGE comes from the coding sequence ATGGTCTATACGGCCGCTCGGTTGGCGCTGGTGGTTGCGTTGACGGCGGTGATCGCCGGGGTGGGCCGACTGATCGGGCTGACCGATTTCCCGCTGATCGTCGCGGCGATGTTGGCGTTGGTCGTGGCGCTGCCGCTGGGGATGTGGCTGTTCACGCCGCTGCGTAAGCGGGCCAACGAGAGCCTGTCCGAGGCGGGCGAGCGCCGGCGCCGGGAGCGCGCGGAGCTGCAGGCCCGCCTGCGCGGCGAGTAG
- a CDS encoding MinD/ParA family ATP-binding protein, with product MTDQAPGEATTGRDVTDHPTTQFQPYQPGDTPTEGVPGGSAGADTGAFAPQAEAPDTRSFGGFRTERRFADPVDPWPAAPADAATQQQAWNPAPAPTWVPQPMENPAPVYYGGNTGAGQGPQRAGDSIAPFSDLSTTSLLRQVKPPPTTGWRRLLYVLSGQLINVGESPRTARFNDLVVQVNRPLQGCHRIAVLSLKGGVGKTTITATLGATFASIRGDRVVAVDANPDRGTLSQKVPMETPATVRHLLRDADGIQRYSDVRSYTNQGPSRLEVLASETDPAVSEAFSAEDYARTLQVLERFYSLVLTDCGTGLMHSAMSAVLAKADTMIVVSSGSVDGARSASATLDWLDAHGHEDLVRNSIAVINAVRPRSGKVDMQKVVDHFSRRCRAVRLVPFDPHLEEGAEIDMMRLKRETREALVELAAVVAEAFPGDDRFNQHFV from the coding sequence GTGACCGACCAAGCACCCGGTGAAGCCACTACGGGCCGCGACGTGACGGATCATCCGACCACTCAGTTCCAGCCGTATCAGCCCGGTGACACGCCCACCGAAGGTGTTCCGGGCGGCTCGGCCGGTGCCGACACCGGGGCGTTCGCGCCACAGGCCGAGGCCCCCGACACGCGGTCGTTCGGCGGCTTCCGCACCGAGCGCCGGTTCGCCGATCCGGTCGACCCGTGGCCGGCGGCCCCGGCCGACGCCGCGACCCAGCAGCAGGCCTGGAACCCCGCCCCGGCGCCGACCTGGGTTCCGCAACCGATGGAGAACCCGGCTCCGGTCTACTACGGCGGCAACACCGGCGCCGGGCAGGGCCCGCAGCGTGCCGGCGACTCCATCGCCCCGTTCTCGGACCTGTCCACCACGTCGCTGCTGCGGCAGGTCAAGCCACCGCCGACGACGGGGTGGCGCCGACTGCTCTACGTGCTCTCCGGCCAGCTGATCAACGTCGGCGAGAGCCCGCGCACCGCCCGCTTCAACGACCTGGTGGTGCAGGTGAACCGGCCGCTGCAGGGCTGTCACCGGATCGCGGTGCTGTCGCTGAAGGGCGGCGTCGGCAAGACCACGATCACCGCCACCCTGGGCGCCACCTTCGCCTCCATCCGCGGCGACCGGGTGGTGGCCGTGGACGCCAACCCCGACCGCGGCACGCTGAGCCAGAAGGTGCCGATGGAGACCCCGGCGACGGTGCGGCATCTGCTGCGCGACGCCGACGGCATCCAGCGCTACAGCGACGTCCGCAGCTACACCAACCAGGGACCCAGCCGGCTGGAGGTGCTGGCCTCGGAGACCGACCCCGCGGTGTCGGAGGCGTTCAGCGCCGAGGACTACGCCCGCACACTGCAGGTGCTGGAGCGCTTCTACAGCCTGGTGCTGACCGACTGCGGGACCGGGCTGATGCACTCGGCGATGTCGGCGGTGCTGGCCAAGGCCGACACCATGATCGTGGTCAGTTCCGGTTCGGTCGACGGTGCGCGCAGCGCCTCGGCCACCCTGGACTGGCTCGACGCCCACGGCCACGAGGACTTGGTGCGGAACTCGATCGCGGTGATCAACGCGGTGCGGCCGCGCTCCGGCAAGGTCGACATGCAGAAGGTCGTCGACCACTTCTCCCGGCGCTGCCGTGCGGTGCGGCTGGTGCCGTTCGATCCGCACCTCGAAGAAGGCGCGGAGATCGACATGATGCGGCTCAAGCGTGAGACCCGCGAGGCGCTGGTCGAGCTGGCGGCGGTGGTGGCCGAGGCGTTCCCCGGCGACGACCGGTTCAACCAGCACTTCGTGTAG